In a genomic window of Aggregatimonas sangjinii:
- a CDS encoding PorP/SprF family type IX secretion system membrane protein, protein MFKKVPKSFFLLWVLCSYSQNNAIPVDLRQHNLTEYNSSFFNPVLSSYGTEKQSVALWTRWQWQEVDTDPTTLFLNYKRQINPESSAGLGFFQHNTGVYLNTGGVLNYAYSYTVNPNVKFGIGLNLLGFKQVTAGVGFLGGSQTPSSELSEANDFVLQMAPGLYLKWKNLGIGFTSENLLDYNFTQKARNSGAKERIYAFSTTYDFYLFSNSISVRPTAYWKSIPFQDDQIGLNMYFSAAKYWAQAGYNSFYGASVGIGGRFFKKASVGVLVEWATDAALDGKKPTYEVIAAYNLGKSTRSIKKVSIYDVTKESASKRKRKKKRNQRKVESAAEQWKKADSINSIRKAEAEKVAIEKSADSLKIMALEEAQELARQRTQEEEALRNQRKIDSIALKTSEQPSNKVVSNEKDEILERYEEVASEDGLKSGYYLIANVFRSEQNYKSFVQSLIEKELQPKFFLRSSNQFYYVYLKRYETINEAVKARNSKFFGKYLDEIWIFRVVGE, encoded by the coding sequence ATGTTCAAAAAAGTCCCTAAATCTTTTTTTTTACTATGGGTATTGTGTAGCTATTCCCAAAACAACGCCATTCCGGTTGACCTTCGACAGCACAACCTAACGGAGTACAACTCCAGTTTTTTCAATCCGGTTCTATCTTCATACGGAACGGAAAAACAGTCCGTAGCATTATGGACGCGCTGGCAATGGCAAGAAGTAGATACAGACCCAACAACCTTATTCTTAAATTACAAACGTCAAATAAATCCTGAATCATCGGCTGGTTTGGGTTTTTTTCAGCACAATACCGGTGTGTATTTAAATACCGGTGGTGTGCTGAACTATGCCTATAGTTATACTGTAAACCCCAACGTTAAATTCGGTATTGGACTAAATTTGCTCGGATTTAAGCAAGTTACCGCCGGCGTTGGATTTCTTGGCGGTTCACAAACACCATCATCCGAGCTGAGTGAAGCAAATGATTTTGTTCTCCAAATGGCACCTGGACTCTATCTAAAATGGAAAAACCTGGGAATTGGATTTACATCCGAGAATCTTCTAGATTATAATTTCACGCAAAAAGCAAGGAATTCAGGAGCCAAAGAGCGTATTTATGCATTTTCTACAACCTATGATTTTTATCTTTTCTCAAATTCAATTTCAGTACGACCTACGGCATATTGGAAATCCATTCCGTTTCAGGATGACCAAATCGGTTTGAATATGTACTTTTCTGCGGCTAAATACTGGGCACAGGCAGGCTATAATAGTTTTTATGGTGCGTCAGTCGGTATTGGAGGGAGATTTTTTAAGAAGGCATCCGTTGGTGTCTTGGTAGAGTGGGCTACCGATGCTGCCTTGGATGGAAAAAAGCCGACTTATGAAGTGATTGCCGCGTACAACCTAGGTAAATCAACGAGAAGCATTAAAAAGGTATCCATTTACGATGTTACGAAAGAGAGTGCTTCCAAAAGAAAAAGAAAGAAAAAGAGAAACCAACGAAAGGTCGAAAGCGCCGCAGAACAATGGAAAAAGGCAGATTCCATCAATAGCATTAGGAAAGCGGAGGCTGAGAAAGTAGCAATTGAAAAGTCTGCAGATTCGCTCAAAATCATGGCTCTGGAGGAAGCACAGGAATTAGCTAGGCAACGGACGCAGGAAGAGGAAGCCTTAAGAAATCAGAGAAAAATCGATTCCATTGCGCTTAAGACAAGCGAACAACCTAGTAATAAGGTAGTTTCAAATGAAAAAGATGAAATCCTTGAAAGATATGAAGAAGTAGCTTCAGAAGATGGTTTGAAATCAGGATACTATCTTATTGCGAACGTTTTTAGATCGGAGCAAAACTATAAATCGTTCGTTCAGAGTCTTATCGAGAAAGAACTACAGCCAAAATTCTTTTTGAGGAGTTCTAACCAATTTTATTATGTGTATCTGAAGCGCTATGAGACGATTAACGAAGCGGTAAAAGCAAGGAACAGTAAGTTTTTTGGAAAGTATTTAGATGAAATCTGGATTTTCAGGGTTGTGGGGGAGTAG
- a CDS encoding SixA phosphatase family protein, translating into MKTLQIVILSLFVLGFASCKDDKNNEIPVSNVAEAVSTFYLIRHAEKDRSDPQNSDPELNQAGLGRAMHWAEILNDVALDVVYSTDYQRTAMTASPISVKKDIDVQYYDPQNIDIEQFKADNLNKNVLVVGHSNTTPDFANRLLDDEVYGQMDDTDNGSLFIVTIINGMATSQRLEINCSCPSRD; encoded by the coding sequence ATGAAAACCTTACAAATAGTTATACTTAGCCTCTTCGTTTTAGGGTTTGCTAGCTGCAAAGACGACAAAAACAATGAGATTCCCGTTTCCAACGTCGCCGAAGCCGTTTCTACCTTCTACCTTATCCGGCATGCGGAAAAAGATAGAAGCGACCCACAGAATTCAGATCCGGAATTGAACCAAGCCGGATTGGGAAGAGCGATGCATTGGGCCGAAATCCTGAACGATGTTGCGCTGGATGTCGTGTACAGTACCGATTACCAGCGAACTGCCATGACCGCATCACCCATCTCGGTCAAAAAAGACATTGATGTTCAATACTATGACCCTCAAAATATTGATATAGAACAATTTAAGGCAGATAACCTAAACAAAAATGTTCTAGTTGTGGGCCATAGCAATACCACTCCCGATTTTGCAAATAGGTTGCTGGATGACGAAGTATACGGGCAAATGGATGATACCGACAACGGCAGTTTATTCATCGTTACCATCATCAATGGTATGGCCACCTCCCAGCGACTGGAAATCAATTGCAGCTGCCCGAGTCGCGACTAA
- the smpB gene encoding SsrA-binding protein SmpB, with the protein MQAKINIKNKKARFEYELLDKYTAGIVLSGTEIKSLRLGKASITESFCEFNDRGELFVINMQIDEYSHGSHYNHKPKAERKLLLNKRELRKLEKEVKNSGLTIVPLNVFLTERGLAKLNIALAKGKKLYDKRETIKDRDNKRDLDRIKKSFNN; encoded by the coding sequence ATGCAGGCAAAAATCAACATTAAGAATAAGAAGGCTCGTTTCGAATACGAGTTGCTGGATAAGTATACGGCCGGCATCGTGCTTTCCGGCACCGAAATTAAATCACTTCGACTCGGAAAAGCTTCTATTACAGAGAGTTTCTGTGAATTTAACGACCGAGGGGAGTTGTTCGTCATCAACATGCAAATCGATGAATACTCCCATGGCTCGCACTACAACCACAAGCCTAAAGCGGAACGAAAATTACTGCTGAACAAAAGGGAGTTGCGAAAACTGGAGAAAGAAGTGAAAAACTCCGGCCTAACAATCGTACCGCTGAACGTTTTTCTGACGGAAAGAGGACTGGCCAAACTGAACATTGCCCTTGCTAAAGGAAAAAAACTCTACGATAAAAGGGAGACCATTAAAGACCGCGACAATAAGAGAGATTTGGATCGCATTAAAAAGAGTTTCAATAATTGA
- a CDS encoding protein-L-isoaspartate(D-aspartate) O-methyltransferase, whose amino-acid sequence MRDTLKHRGMRNKLAEILAGKGITDEKVLNAIKSVPRHLFMDSSFEGHAYQDKAFPIAADQTISQPYTVAFQTELLQISPNHKILEIGTGSGYQTAVLLHLKAKVFTIERQLELFKKTSLFFKKMGYRPKKAIFGDGYKGIPEEAPFDGIVVTAGAPEVPKALMAQLKIGGRLIIPVGNETQVMTLFTRKSEKEFEKEELGNFRFVPLLADKN is encoded by the coding sequence TTGAGAGACACATTAAAACATCGGGGCATGCGCAACAAACTGGCGGAAATTCTTGCCGGAAAGGGCATTACCGACGAAAAAGTATTGAATGCCATTAAGAGCGTTCCCCGACATTTGTTCATGGATAGCAGTTTCGAGGGCCACGCCTATCAGGATAAGGCCTTTCCGATTGCGGCCGACCAAACAATCTCACAACCTTATACCGTGGCATTTCAAACGGAACTACTTCAAATCAGCCCCAATCATAAAATTCTGGAAATAGGAACGGGAAGCGGGTATCAAACGGCCGTCCTGTTGCATTTAAAAGCAAAAGTATTTACCATAGAGCGACAATTGGAACTGTTTAAAAAAACAAGTTTGTTCTTTAAAAAAATGGGATACAGGCCTAAGAAGGCCATTTTCGGCGATGGCTACAAGGGAATACCCGAAGAGGCGCCGTTTGATGGTATTGTAGTGACGGCCGGTGCTCCCGAAGTGCCAAAAGCACTAATGGCGCAACTGAAAATAGGAGGGCGTTTGATTATCCCTGTTGGCAACGAGACCCAGGTCATGACCTTGTTCACCCGTAAATCGGAAAAGGAATTCGAAAAGGAGGAATTGGGTAATTTTCGTTTCGTACCCTTGTTGGCCGATAAGAATTAA
- a CDS encoding DUF4440 domain-containing protein encodes MHIIYLFIGLCSMTMIRAQDPITLQKDIDQNVWKPFQLAFENNDGPGLNSLYAEEVLRVTPAGIDTENEFKAANLKRFEENRAKKTSVQLDFWFDSRKTNATTSYEVGFYRILMSNTDGVNTIYGQFHIVLKKIDGVWKIVQDWDTATIGGIPIKATDFERQQPIRFE; translated from the coding sequence ATGCATATAATTTATCTCTTTATCGGGTTATGTTCGATGACAATGATACGAGCCCAAGACCCTATAACGCTTCAAAAGGACATTGACCAAAATGTTTGGAAACCGTTTCAGTTGGCCTTTGAAAATAACGACGGCCCGGGGCTAAATTCGTTGTATGCAGAGGAGGTCTTACGAGTAACCCCTGCCGGAATCGATACCGAGAATGAATTCAAAGCTGCCAATCTAAAGCGATTTGAAGAAAATAGAGCCAAGAAAACCAGTGTACAATTGGATTTTTGGTTCGACAGCAGAAAAACCAATGCGACGACTTCTTATGAAGTAGGTTTTTACAGAATTCTGATGAGCAATACCGATGGTGTAAATACGATTTACGGGCAATTTCATATCGTGCTTAAAAAAATCGATGGAGTATGGAAAATTGTCCAGGACTGGGATACGGCGACCATTGGAGGTATACCCATAAAGGCCACGGATTTTGAGAGGCAGCAGCCGATACGGTTTGAGTAG
- a CDS encoding Gfo/Idh/MocA family protein produces the protein MLKVGVLGAGHLGKIHLRLLNESEKYELIGFHDPDAINAEKVEAEFGYHYFENINTLIDSVDVVDIVTPTLSHYSCAKKSIEKGKHIFIEKPVTNTLQEAEELLTLTGKYKVKGQVGHVERFNPAFTSVKDAIHNPMFIETHRLAEFNPRGTDVPVVLDLMIHDIDAILSVVDSEVKQINASGVSVISNSPDIANARIEFQNGCVANLTASRISMKNMRKSRFFQKDAYISVDFLEKKVEVVKMKDAPETIGDFDMVLQNAEGVKKQIYFENPEVLSNNAILDELESFAEAINNDTVPIVTLKQGTNALRVALQIIGNFENA, from the coding sequence ATGCTCAAAGTTGGAGTTTTGGGAGCAGGACATTTGGGGAAAATCCACCTACGCCTACTCAATGAATCCGAAAAATACGAACTCATAGGATTTCACGACCCGGATGCCATCAATGCCGAGAAAGTCGAGGCCGAATTCGGGTACCACTATTTTGAAAACATCAATACCTTAATCGATTCGGTCGATGTGGTAGATATTGTTACACCCACTTTGTCACACTATTCTTGCGCTAAAAAATCCATCGAAAAAGGCAAACATATTTTTATCGAAAAACCCGTAACCAATACCCTGCAAGAAGCTGAAGAATTGCTCACCCTTACCGGTAAATACAAGGTTAAGGGGCAGGTAGGCCATGTGGAGCGCTTCAACCCTGCGTTTACATCGGTTAAGGATGCCATTCACAATCCTATGTTTATCGAGACCCACCGTCTAGCGGAGTTCAATCCTCGCGGCACCGATGTGCCCGTAGTCTTGGATTTGATGATTCACGATATCGATGCCATCTTGAGTGTGGTAGATTCCGAGGTAAAACAGATTAATGCGAGCGGCGTATCGGTCATTAGCAATTCTCCGGATATTGCAAATGCCCGCATAGAATTTCAAAATGGATGTGTCGCCAATCTTACGGCTAGCAGGATATCGATGAAAAATATGCGTAAAAGCCGATTTTTTCAAAAGGACGCCTATATCTCGGTCGATTTTCTGGAAAAAAAGGTGGAAGTCGTTAAAATGAAGGATGCCCCCGAAACCATTGGGGATTTCGATATGGTATTACAGAACGCCGAAGGGGTGAAAAAACAGATTTACTTTGAAAATCCCGAAGTTCTATCCAATAACGCCATACTCGACGAACTCGAATCCTTTGCCGAGGCCATCAACAATGATACCGTTCCCATAGTTACCCTCAAACAGGGAACCAACGCGCTAAGAGTTGCCCTGCAGATTATTGGCAACTTCGAAAATGCGTAA
- a CDS encoding 3-hydroxybutyryl-CoA dehydrogenase: MKNIAVLGAGTMGNGIAHVFAQNGFQVNLIDISQSSLDKGLATIAKNLDRMIQKEHISENDKMQTLNNIKTSTELKNGVLNVDLVVEAATENTDLKLKLFQQLDAACDENTILATNTSSISITRIAAATKRPDKVIGMHFMNPVPIMKLIEIIRGYSTSDATTKAVMELSAVLGKTPTEVNDYPGFVANRILMPMLNESIETLYNGVAGVVEIDTVMKLGMAHPMGPLQLADFIGLDVCLSILNVMYGGFKNPKYAPCPLLVNMVMAGKLGVKSGEGFYDYSESRKAEKVSPQFS; encoded by the coding sequence ATGAAAAATATAGCAGTACTGGGCGCAGGAACAATGGGAAACGGAATTGCCCATGTTTTTGCCCAAAACGGATTTCAAGTAAATCTCATCGATATTTCGCAATCTTCCTTAGACAAGGGTTTGGCGACCATAGCCAAGAACCTGGATCGAATGATCCAGAAAGAGCATATATCGGAGAACGATAAAATGCAAACCCTCAACAACATAAAAACCAGCACAGAACTGAAGAATGGCGTCTTGAACGTGGATTTGGTGGTCGAAGCGGCTACCGAAAATACCGATTTGAAATTAAAGCTATTTCAACAGCTCGATGCTGCCTGCGACGAGAACACCATCTTGGCGACCAATACCTCCTCTATATCGATAACCCGTATCGCGGCGGCCACCAAACGGCCCGACAAGGTTATTGGCATGCATTTCATGAATCCGGTGCCGATCATGAAATTGATAGAGATCATTAGAGGGTACAGTACATCCGACGCCACCACCAAAGCCGTTATGGAACTTTCAGCGGTCTTGGGCAAAACCCCTACCGAGGTGAACGATTATCCGGGATTCGTGGCAAACCGCATTCTAATGCCCATGCTGAACGAAAGTATTGAAACACTTTACAATGGTGTCGCGGGGGTAGTCGAAATCGATACGGTCATGAAATTGGGCATGGCACACCCCATGGGGCCGCTTCAATTGGCCGATTTTATCGGGTTGGATGTTTGCCTTTCCATTTTGAACGTCATGTACGGCGGTTTTAAAAACCCGAAGTACGCACCTTGCCCCTTGCTGGTGAATATGGTTATGGCAGGTAAATTAGGCGTAAAATCCGGTGAGGGATTTTATGATTATTCCGAATCCCGAAAGGCCGAAAAAGTGTCGCCACAGTTTAGCTAA
- a CDS encoding DUF1015 domain-containing protein encodes MAIIKPFKAIRPAKDKVSFVASKSYQSYSRRELNCQLSYNPFSFLHIINPGYKYSKSVSGQERFQLVHNRYLEFLEEDIFLKDGNPCLYLYQVENEHFSCCGLFCGTSVAEYQNNTIKKHEDTIQRREKLFADYLNTVKFNAEPVLMTYADDNNIGEIIATEKESEPEYRFTTTDSVCHTLWVISDTNTIHSLQTAFKAIAALYIADGHHRSASSNLLAKKLQEANQSHTGKEPYNFFMSYLIPESEIHIFEFNRMIKDLNGLTKQAFLVRLDAVFRITNRGATLYKPTKKHHFSMYLDGEFYSLYLRKKVFDFTDALSALDTQILYKTVLEPILGIHDLRKDKRIRYGHGKHNVIKMKDEIDKGTFTVGFGLVPTNISEIKAIADAGLVMPPKSTYIEPKLRSGLTIYEL; translated from the coding sequence ATGGCGATTATAAAACCTTTTAAAGCAATTCGACCCGCTAAGGATAAAGTTTCCTTTGTCGCATCCAAATCATATCAATCCTATTCTCGTAGGGAATTGAATTGCCAGCTCTCCTACAATCCCTTTTCGTTTTTGCATATTATAAATCCTGGATATAAATATTCCAAAAGCGTTTCTGGCCAAGAACGCTTTCAATTGGTACACAACCGGTATCTCGAATTTTTAGAGGAAGATATTTTCTTGAAGGATGGGAACCCATGCTTATACCTCTATCAGGTCGAAAACGAACATTTCAGTTGTTGTGGTCTTTTTTGCGGTACGAGTGTCGCAGAATACCAAAATAATACCATTAAAAAGCACGAGGATACCATACAGCGGCGAGAAAAATTGTTTGCCGACTATTTAAATACTGTAAAATTCAACGCAGAACCCGTATTGATGACCTACGCGGACGATAACAACATTGGCGAAATCATCGCAACTGAAAAAGAAAGTGAACCCGAATATCGATTTACGACAACGGATAGCGTTTGCCATACGCTCTGGGTGATTTCAGATACCAATACCATACACAGCTTGCAAACAGCTTTTAAGGCAATAGCCGCACTCTACATCGCGGATGGGCATCATCGCAGTGCGTCTTCGAATTTATTGGCTAAAAAATTACAAGAAGCCAATCAAAGCCATACGGGAAAGGAACCCTATAATTTTTTTATGAGTTATTTGATTCCTGAATCGGAAATACACATTTTCGAGTTCAATCGCATGATCAAAGACTTGAACGGACTCACCAAACAGGCCTTTCTTGTAAGGCTCGATGCGGTATTCAGAATTACCAATCGAGGCGCTACACTCTACAAACCAACAAAAAAGCATCATTTCAGCATGTACTTAGATGGTGAATTTTATTCGTTATACCTGCGAAAAAAAGTCTTTGATTTTACAGATGCACTCAGCGCGCTCGACACTCAAATTTTGTATAAGACAGTACTGGAACCGATTTTGGGCATTCATGATCTGCGAAAGGACAAACGCATACGCTATGGCCATGGAAAGCACAACGTCATTAAGATGAAGGATGAAATAGATAAAGGAACGTTCACCGTTGGTTTTGGCCTGGTTCCAACGAACATTTCTGAAATAAAGGCGATTGCCGATGCAGGATTGGTGATGCCGCCAAAAAGCACCTATATTGAACCAAAACTGCGAAGCGGGTTAACCATTTACGAATTGTAG
- a CDS encoding YggS family pyridoxal phosphate-dependent enzyme, translating into MSITQNLNKIKRSLPSGVTLVAVSKTKPEADLMEAYNAGQRIFGENKVQEMTRKWESMPKDIQWHMIGHVQRNKVKYMAEYVALVHGVDSFRLLKEINKQALKHNRVVDCLLQMHIAEEDSKFGLDADELKQILASDEFQQLKNVRISGLMGMATFTDDQVQIRREFKTLKKIFDKTKETLPEIDILSMGMSGDYQIAIEEGANMVRIGSSIFGARNGH; encoded by the coding sequence ATGTCAATAACCCAAAATCTAAACAAAATCAAACGGTCACTTCCATCTGGGGTTACACTCGTGGCGGTGTCCAAAACGAAGCCTGAGGCCGACCTTATGGAGGCCTACAATGCGGGTCAACGTATCTTCGGGGAAAACAAGGTACAGGAAATGACCCGGAAATGGGAGTCAATGCCCAAGGATATCCAATGGCATATGATCGGGCATGTACAACGGAACAAGGTCAAATATATGGCCGAATATGTCGCCTTGGTGCATGGCGTGGATAGTTTTAGATTGCTCAAGGAAATCAACAAACAAGCCTTAAAACACAACAGGGTCGTCGATTGTCTTCTACAGATGCATATTGCCGAGGAAGATTCTAAATTCGGCTTGGATGCCGACGAGCTGAAGCAAATCCTGGCATCCGACGAATTTCAACAACTAAAGAATGTGCGTATATCCGGCCTTATGGGAATGGCTACCTTTACGGATGACCAAGTGCAGATTCGAAGAGAATTCAAAACCCTTAAAAAAATTTTCGATAAGACAAAGGAGACCTTACCGGAAATCGATATTCTCTCTATGGGCATGAGTGGAGATTACCAAATCGCCATAGAAGAGGGTGCCAATATGGTACGCATCGGAAGTAGTATCTTTGGAGCGCGAAACGGTCATTAA
- a CDS encoding exonuclease domain-containing protein encodes MYAILDIETTGGKYNEEGITEIAIHKFDGDKVVDKFISLVNPEKDIQPFVVKLTGINNNMLRTAPKFHEVAKRIVEITEGTVLVAHNAQFDYRILRTEFRRLGYDFERKSLCTVDLSKTLLPDAESHSLGKLVRSLGIAVSDRHRANGDAIATLKLFKLLLAKDIDKSIIKSTIREESTGELSQRQLNIVDTLPSETGVYYMLNKDGEIIFIGKSSNIKKRVNQHFTKEGSRQRKLQKETKKVRFERTGSELVSALKEYAELRRNKPLFNASDGSVAISHALYSSEDKNGYITLTIHKADFSKNPILTFNGFQSAENFVRRIEKEFGLCLKLIGLSQAKKACSKVAEGKCEGACVQEESAEAYNLKVQKALDKYTLTNKNVVLVDKGREMGEYSAILIKNGRYQGYGFYELNHQLNNLHILESIITPMQADANTHHIITSYLRKKRIIKTLEINN; translated from the coding sequence ATGTACGCCATACTTGACATTGAGACTACAGGAGGAAAATACAATGAGGAAGGCATTACGGAAATCGCTATCCATAAATTCGACGGGGATAAGGTGGTCGATAAATTTATAAGCCTTGTCAATCCTGAAAAAGATATACAGCCCTTTGTCGTGAAATTGACCGGAATCAACAATAATATGCTTCGCACGGCCCCTAAGTTTCATGAGGTGGCCAAACGAATCGTTGAGATTACCGAAGGTACCGTTCTTGTGGCACACAATGCACAATTCGATTATCGCATACTACGAACGGAGTTCCGACGATTGGGCTACGATTTTGAACGAAAATCGCTGTGTACCGTTGACCTATCGAAAACACTCCTTCCTGACGCAGAATCGCATAGCTTAGGCAAGTTGGTGCGCTCTTTGGGCATCGCGGTGAGTGATCGCCATCGTGCAAACGGAGATGCTATCGCTACACTCAAATTATTTAAACTTTTACTTGCGAAAGATATTGATAAATCAATTATAAAGAGCACTATACGTGAGGAGTCTACAGGAGAACTTTCGCAGCGACAATTGAATATTGTCGATACACTCCCTTCCGAAACCGGGGTGTACTACATGCTGAATAAGGATGGTGAGATTATTTTTATCGGAAAGAGCAGTAACATCAAAAAGCGGGTCAACCAGCATTTTACAAAAGAAGGCAGCCGACAAAGAAAACTTCAAAAAGAGACCAAGAAAGTCCGTTTTGAGCGTACGGGCAGCGAGTTGGTCTCTGCGTTGAAGGAATATGCAGAGTTGCGAAGAAACAAACCTTTGTTCAATGCTTCCGACGGCTCGGTAGCCATCTCACATGCACTTTATAGTAGTGAGGATAAAAACGGATACATCACCTTGACCATCCATAAAGCTGATTTTAGCAAGAATCCGATATTGACCTTCAACGGGTTTCAATCTGCCGAAAACTTCGTGCGTCGAATTGAAAAGGAGTTCGGCCTTTGTCTTAAACTTATAGGCCTGTCCCAGGCCAAAAAAGCCTGCTCCAAAGTAGCTGAAGGCAAATGTGAAGGGGCCTGCGTGCAGGAAGAATCAGCTGAGGCATACAACCTAAAAGTACAAAAAGCCCTAGACAAATACACTTTGACCAATAAAAATGTGGTACTGGTCGATAAAGGGCGAGAAATGGGCGAATACAGCGCGATTTTAATCAAAAATGGACGGTATCAAGGCTACGGGTTCTACGAGCTCAACCATCAACTAAATAATTTGCATATCTTAGAATCGATAATCACGCCAATGCAGGCCGATGCAAATACCCATCACATCATCACATCCTACCTACGCAAGAAACGGATTATCAAAACGCTGGAAATCAACAACTAA
- a CDS encoding ion transporter, with the protein MRELKPSTNWRNKLHEIIYEADTPIGKWFDIVLFALIIISVILVMLESVQEIDAKYHNTLLACEWVVTIFFTIEYIARLISIKKPLKYALSFYGIIDFISTIPLYISYFFVGSQVLLAVRALRLLRIFRILKLVQFLGEASQLKNALKASRNKIAVFIYTVLILSVIMGTLMYWIESDASGFTSIPRAIYWAIVTLTTVGYGDIAPQTPIGQLIATIVMILGYGIIAVPTGIVTSEFTKQGAGAKPKIHLNTQACTSCSKEGHRDDATHCYNCGSKLHG; encoded by the coding sequence GTGAGAGAATTAAAACCAAGTACCAATTGGAGAAACAAACTCCACGAAATTATCTATGAGGCCGATACGCCTATTGGAAAATGGTTCGATATTGTGCTATTTGCTTTGATCATTATCAGCGTCATCTTAGTGATGCTCGAGAGCGTACAGGAAATCGACGCAAAATACCACAACACGCTTCTTGCCTGCGAGTGGGTCGTTACCATTTTTTTTACCATAGAATATATTGCCCGGTTGATTTCCATTAAAAAGCCCCTGAAGTATGCCCTAAGCTTTTATGGTATTATCGATTTCATCTCGACCATACCGCTTTATATCTCTTATTTCTTTGTGGGATCTCAAGTATTACTTGCGGTCAGGGCCTTACGTTTGCTAAGGATTTTCCGGATTTTAAAACTGGTTCAGTTTTTAGGAGAGGCATCGCAATTAAAGAACGCCCTCAAAGCAAGCCGCAATAAAATAGCCGTATTCATTTACACTGTCCTTATCTTATCGGTAATTATGGGCACCCTTATGTATTGGATTGAAAGCGACGCCTCTGGCTTCACCAGTATCCCAAGAGCTATTTACTGGGCCATCGTTACCCTTACCACCGTCGGCTACGGGGATATTGCACCACAGACCCCTATCGGACAGCTTATCGCAACCATCGTAATGATATTAGGATATGGGATTATCGCAGTGCCTACAGGTATTGTTACCTCGGAATTCACCAAACAGGGTGCTGGTGCAAAACCTAAAATCCATCTAAATACCCAAGCGTGCACGAGTTGTTCCAAAGAGGGGCATAGAGACGACGCCACCCATTGCTATAATTGTGGAAGCAAATTGCATGGATAA
- the miaA gene encoding tRNA (adenosine(37)-N6)-dimethylallyltransferase MiaA gives MDNILISIVGPTAIGKTSMAIALARHFNTEIISADSRQCYQEMRIGTAVPSKEELNAVPHHFIQHKSIFEHHTVGDFERETLKLLEKLYIQNDIAILVGGSPLYTDAVVYGLDDFPEVDPEIRERLNQQLATTGLESLKKQLKQLDPHYYEKVDLKNPHRVLRALEVCIGSGQPYSSFLSKKTTPRRFNTITVGIAADRAVIYERINQRVDLMMKQGLLEEAKSLHRHANLNALQTVGYRELFAYFDGDCDLDFAISEIKKNTRRFAKRQLTWYRKQEDILWLDYDIDKNEVIALIEKKLKTT, from the coding sequence ATGGATAATATATTGATTTCAATCGTTGGCCCTACCGCTATTGGCAAAACCAGCATGGCCATTGCATTAGCACGACACTTTAACACCGAAATCATTTCAGCGGATTCCCGGCAATGCTACCAAGAAATGCGCATTGGCACCGCAGTGCCGTCTAAAGAAGAATTAAATGCCGTACCACATCATTTTATTCAACACAAGAGTATCTTTGAGCACCATACCGTTGGGGACTTCGAGCGGGAAACCCTAAAACTTTTGGAAAAGCTTTACATTCAAAATGATATAGCCATTCTTGTAGGTGGCAGCCCACTCTATACCGATGCCGTGGTTTACGGACTTGACGACTTTCCTGAAGTCGATCCTGAAATACGTGAACGACTAAATCAACAACTTGCCACAACCGGATTGGAAAGCCTAAAAAAACAGCTAAAGCAATTAGACCCTCATTACTACGAAAAGGTAGACTTGAAGAATCCCCATCGGGTCCTACGTGCATTGGAAGTGTGTATCGGCAGTGGGCAACCCTACTCCTCTTTTTTATCAAAAAAGACCACCCCTAGACGTTTTAACACCATTACCGTGGGGATTGCCGCAGACAGAGCGGTCATTTATGAACGTATTAACCAAAGGGTAGATCTGATGATGAAACAAGGTCTGTTGGAAGAGGCGAAAAGCTTACACCGTCACGCGAATCTAAACGCTCTGCAAACTGTCGGCTATCGGGAACTATTCGCCTATTTTGATGGTGATTGTGATTTGGATTTCGCCATTTCCGAAATCAAAAAAAATACGAGGCGTTTTGCCAAACGCCAATTGACCTGGTACCGTAAACAAGAAGACATCCTGTGGCTTGATTACGACATTGATAAAAATGAAGTCATTGCATTGATTGAAAAGAAGCTAAAGACCACCTAA